ATCTTTAACGCTGATTTCATTCGACGCAAACACACGGCTTCCGACTTCAAAAGAAAATATCTGGCTGACGCTAATTactttacttttaattattcaatCATATACATGTAGGATGCGATGTTTCGTTcagatcaaaatatttttcgtattcgtAAAAATAAGTAGGAAGCTCACCAAAATACGTTATTTTTACACCGATGCACttaaaacgtattttttaaataaaagtatacaaattGCTATTATTTGTGGACTTAACCGACTAGATGGTTATTTGTTTTGGTTAGGTTACAACTTGCGTTTGTATTAACTTCGGCAACATacgttttttttctgtttaaaaatatttaatgatgaCATATACTGTTCCTCGCGTTTAGTGTGGTGCTCAGTGTTATGTATGGCAATGTTAAATCCGTTTATTGCCCTTTTCTACGTGgccttgtttttatttaatgaaataataactTATAGGACACTACAGGTTCTTGATATTAGTAATTtacaaaaatgaaatgaaacttcattatttcataatacatatgtttaatagttacaatttcaataaaaacaagAACACCATACACCGTgttaaaaatactattaaatattagTTTTGTACGTTATTTAATTAATCGGCATATATCGGTATCAACAATATGTACTAAGTAGTACTAACACACTAATGCAACGCATAGCCTAACCATGTTTATGCAAGGGTAGGTTATATCATGAATTATTAACTCAGAGGTGATGTGGAAAAAGGCTGTTTAGTAGGCACGTGTGTTCAAAATACgtttgttttgaaaaaaaaatgcgaaatgaaatttaaataatgaattaaatataACTAGGTGGTCCGTGTCGGGCAGGCGACGTCATTGTTTGCGGATGTAATTTATATCGCGTTTAGCGAAATTAGCGAAGCCGCGCATTGTACCACCACCGCAGAAATAATATACACAGACAGTAGGCTTGCTAATCATGACACGTGTCTTATATAAGGGCTTATATCTGCACAAACCAGAACGAACTCTACTAACCGACTCTAATTGTAACCTTTAAATTGGAAAATTAGTTTGTACTACTACTGTTATATGAGGTGGGGAAGAGATCAGGTTATATCACATATAGAAAAAAACACCGAAAGCTGCCCTTctgcaaaaaaaccggccaagtgcgagtcggactcgcgttctaagggttccgtacattacacaatttaaactgtaataaagtccgactcacgcttgactgcaatttctaataggttttcctgtaatctataggtaaagatctattttgtgtatttttttcaaaattttagacccagtagcttcggagataaaggggagaaTGGTCATttcttgcctattttcttgaataacttctaaaattataaaaaaatatatttgtgattctcacaatgagctctttcatttgatatataacacgatatagttagaaaaactttattttttaattttctcatttaccccccaaaagtggcccccatgtttaaaattcatttgtttacgttacatgtccgtctttgggtcacaaaattacatatgtgtaccaaatttcaacttaattggtccagtagtatcggagaaaataggctgtgacagacggacagacagacagacagacgcacgagtgatcctataagagttccgttttttccttttgaggtacggaaccctaaaaactgcgtCAATACATGTCTTGTGTATGTAAAGTTGCGTCATCTCTACACAAAACGAGGGCGCTTCTTAAATTTCGTAAGGTTTTATGAATTTTCCCAATTAACCCTCAAGTGCAtgccataaaaaatatttctttacgtTTGACCTTTAGCAGATGTCAATAAGAGTTCAATGTTATAACTGCCATATATGGCTTCGTATGAACTAGATATACTTAGCATACGATTTCTGTCACACAAAGTAAATACACCAATCATCTAAATAAGTAAACAAGGCCAACGAACAATCTCAGTTACACTTCGTCCAATACAACTCGGCCTCGGGACTTACGGTCCTTTCAACTACGCTGACAGAGTACTTGAATCTAGGTATTAAAGACCCTTATTACTTGTTACCCTGTCCTAGAAGAGAGAAACCTAgagtaaaataaattgatttaagCCACTCATTACACTCTTATTACAAAATATCAGAAGTGGGTTTTATCCGTAGATGTTGAAAAAACATCTTAACTTCGTGTTTCTGTTGTCTATATTCCTGGGCGTATTTAAATTAATGATTACCAACGGAGCTAAAATTTTCACCGGTATTTGAACCCCAATGGCTGCCATGAGCATGGAAATGTAAGTGGCAAGTATGGAACAAAAAGAATATAATCTTAACAGTTTAAACCTACTGCTAGGCTTAAACTGTTAAGAATATAGTGTAGTATAAGCCTAGTGAATATAGTTTTGTTACTGTCTCCGGTAATATTTTCTTTGTGTCATAGCACTGTCGGCGCCGAGACCTGAACTGACGTTCGCATCGCTTATTGATATAACCGCTTCACGTTACCAGTATCTGTGACCTGGAGAATCGTAACAAcaataagtaatataagtaaTACAAAATCTATATTTTACTGGTTGCCACGAGACGAGGTGCTCGTTAAGTAGGAACAAGCGTTAAGATGCCGCCGCGCCATTACCCGCCGGATTTACTCGGCCTTCCACTAAGACGAGTAATCTGCTGGTTACTTATTACCGaccattaaaaatgtattaacaTTATGCCGTGATTTAATTTTCTACGCAATTACtgttaaggaatggaattcgctTTCGTCGTCTGTATTCTCTGACAAATGCGGTCTAGATCTATTAAAGGCGAAGGTGAATAAGCTATTACTGAGCCACCTAGCAATGTGTCCAATGAGGCGATAGATTTCTTctcagtaataaaaaaaaacaaaggttaACTTTACGGTGATAATAGTGAGGGTGATTTAGTTTCATAATTCACAAAATTTTTTAATCACCTTTACTgcattaggtacataaaaaaatgtcagatatatatctaaataacaatacATATAACAAAGCAGCATTAATTAGAATTGAATGAAGAGTTGTTTGAGTAGGGTTGAGCAGTTGTTTAATAAACCGCCTAAATATAACAGGTATAATGTATACGTTCACGTTTCACAAATTATCAGCACGCTTTAATGCGGGTTCCGTTTTCATCTTTTTGCGGTAATGGTGACAGGCTCTGAGCTCGCCACCGCTACCATTTATAACGAGTTTTAATCGCGCCACGGAAATTAGTCCTATgacgattattattattaccgcTCCTTTCGATGAACGCTTTGCATAACATTTTAGACCAGAATATTTGGGCTGATTAACTCTTTTACACGTAAATCCTATTTTgtattaactttaattttatgcACCATATTACGAGTACACTCCGATTTCATGcttattgaataaattatttcatccCATCATTTTCGGAGTAGGTTAGTGTTGAACAACCGGGATGCATTTCAAGTAAGagctttgaatgattcacggttagtttcactagacttatattgaccgggatataaaccgtgattaccttttgtattgtttatgagctcccgatacgCACGCACGTACGGCACcgcacggtctatatcccggtcaatataataataataattgatttcatccatttatatttccgaaatgtacatatgtaaatcttgacatgtaatttatattaccaataaagtatgagtatgagtatgaatatAAGTCTAGCATTCCAAGTATTTGTCAGAGAGCCAGCGCTACGAAGAAATTTTTGTTTTCAATCGCGTTGTTGCTATCAAATTTGCTAATTCGTCCTACCCTGTTCCCATGCGGCGTTGCCCCTCCCCACCTTCCGCTTCCATTAAACGAACTATGATATCATAAAACTGCGACCCTACATTTTTTCGGTAAAAGGCAATGACAATACAATTCTAAAAGACGATATTTTACTCTTCAAGTGACgcatattttcaatttatagcTTTCCGGCGACTACTAATTCAGAtttgacacaaaaaaaattgttgacgtTGTTAAATGCAAATATTTTGAATGTGTAAATGCCGTAGAAGAAGTTTGACCCCAGGAACTTTGTACATGTTTCCCGCATATTAAGATGGACCGTGTACTGCCCCTgtaaacaatgtaataaaaaatataatatatgtagaaCTGTCTCCACGTACTTTTCTACAACGAGTGTAATGAGTCTTTGTAAGATTTAGGGTTTCTCCAGGTTGATCCATTGCTTAAACAAACAGGTATTTGCTgtctacatacatacctacaataaatgttttaagtatgtatttaagtaatgTAAGCTtacctttttaattttacaagcaCTACTTAAGTTGAATGCATCTACTAGTATGGGGCCTAAAACGAAGTGTTGGCAAGGTTTTTCCAAAGGGTAGTTGAACATTTTCTTTGTGTAGTTGTTTTTTTGCACTGATCCCACAGTTACTCTTGCCTGAAAACATATTCTTTTTAAACAGTTTATGTAAACCTTGGCATTTACTTCACATTACTTAAAGTAAAACTGTACCTTTGTTACTGGACAATCTTTGGGaaagtccaaataaaaaatCACATCGGACATGTTCTGAGTGTTTCGAATTTCCACATTGCCACAATCGCCTTGTTTTGGACCCTTGCACGTCTCGAATAACCTCCATATGCTCCGGTATGGGCCCTGAGTGTAGGAGTAGTTATAAGGGCTGTCATTGTCTCAACTTGCCGACAACTTTCGGTTAACTGAATTAGAGAATAATTTGGAGAGGATAGACAAACGTTTATCCCCACGTCCTTTAGGTTATTAAATTAGTCACCACTCTGTTGTTAAGAAcattaattcaaatttaaattttatatacttatgttTTCATTTAATTACAAGTGAGCTCGGAACATTTCTCGTAacttgaataatttatttattcttctcggTTACTTTTGTGGTTCGTGACTTTTCTGCGAACTTTATACAAACTTCGTCGACCTAGTTAATTTTATGGTTCATTTACATATTCATGTTTTGATGGTAAAGACATACGCACATACGGTGTGTTTTCCTATACTATTTAGTTACCCATTTGTAGAAATAATGTTTggttaaattaacaataatatGAATATGTTTAGTTTTACTCACAAAATTGACGTTATCGCTTTGATTGAAACCCACTAGGCACAATGCTGTTATGATAGCGAACGCTGCCCAATACATATCTGATATGGTTCGCACTCGGCTGAGTTCTCTCGTGACTGATATACAAATATCCATTATGTTTAAACAGTGAATGGTGCGTACACAATATCATCATTCGTAATTTAACGGATTTAATTTCCGGGTGATCATTATGATATTGTACACCATATTATATGCTTAAATTACgtgacaaaataataataaaacaaattaaaataatcgtaACAAAAAAATGCTGCTTCAAAAACAAATTTCAGTTGGAATGGATTTGCAGCTCAGCTGTTTGTTATGGAAATAGATTTGTTTCACTAAGCGTAATTCTTTTCCATTCGTTTGTTATAGGTATCAATTTAAATGGGTTTCGTGAACTGGTCTTTGTTTTTTACTTCATGACcgatttaattatttgtattaggTTGGTTTACattaataatgcaaataaacaagacattaaaagtaggtatatgGGTGCACGGTACGATTATTTAATGTTACAAGCACACTGAAATCTCGATGAGGCAGCTTACGAGTGCAGTGCAGAACAGTTcattatagtagtttatgtgactgctacacaatgaaaggcattaaaactcgagtgtgggttactcacttcgttcgtttcataatagaatcacacgagcgtttaatgcctaattatttacagttacatacactgctttatctacacacatattataaactttctatgatattattcactaacctcatattacagccgacattggggcatagttgctctctgcagacggaattcgcggatatgaggtagcgtctccgaaatatctttatcgcacatttcacacgaaacttttgctagttactttaaaaacaacaaaataaattatttttttacttaaaaactaattattagttaaactgcacgtcaaatggcggcaaagaaaacttttttcacacatgtcacgcatccgtagttttttttttaaattcagagaccaactagagtgggggtcgattgccatatggttcgataccaactaacaagcgagatttgtcaaaattgtatgcaattaaCATTTCATTTCGTATAAAACGTCatttcgactgatattagaatataGGTTAAatctaatttctttgttttttaaagTCGAaaggcgtgaagtgtcaatgtacatgtgacgtacttgtttatggttccgattccccacaagatggcagaccctccaacgcgcacgttccctatttagcaataataacattttcacagataaaaaaattgctgtaacaaaatagtttatcttaatgttggccgttatttacggattttgaaggctgATGCCTTCATAGAGGGTTtgtgatatgtgtgtagataaaatacttTATACATTTTTCTTCGTCTATTTCCATGCAGCGCATTACTATTGCAAAATGTTATGTACCTAACGTGAAAGAGCATAAGTGTTTGAGTGTACTGGAGAATCAAGTAGTGAGCATTAATCGTTAAGAGTCGTTAGGGAACCGACAATCATTAGTGCATTTTATACCGTGTTGCGGCGAAACTCTGGATAGCTTAATGCGTTTCCCCATTACGTGACACCTCTAAGATCCACTTGTTCTTTCTGCTAGGCACGATATTGCTTCTCTGAACGACAACTATATACCTAGATCTATCTTATTTGCAGTACTCGCTGTCTAAGTAGCTTCGCGCTTGGTATTGatacataaattattaagtttattcAGAATGTAATGTATCAGAGATGATACTGATGCAAAAGAAATAGGATatgaaactatttttaattacacATTCAAGGAAAATGCGCATTAACTAGCGCTATTCTTTCGTACCTAAGTAAAGTGCTGATGGTTtgctttttttctatttgttacTTCAGAAGTATTCTATCTACTAGGTGACCTTATTAAAGTAGCTCCATTTTACTAAATGAGATGGAATTAACTATAATGAACGATAACATAAGTTGTAAAACTTTAATGATCGcagctttaggtatttaaattagaAAAGTTAAGTTGACCACTACTCCGAGGGTATCGACATAGTTGCCTTTTAACTGAAATTCTAGGACAAGTGCTATCAATTTTGTGGCGGGAGTGTGACGACCGTAAATGCGGCCTCTCGTTCAGATGTTGCGGTTTCTGTCGCACGTACCGGAAGATATAGATACTGGTATTTGTCTGAATTCGGGCTGGACCAATTTTCTAGGTAGTACGAGAAGGTAAATCGTTTTTGCCAATTTAACTCGATGCTTGATCCAGATAAACTTACGATTCGATAATTATTGTCACAGCACATGATTTTGATGaatacttgttatttttttcaaaaatgtccGGCATTGtcaactttttaaattaaaatatgctGTTTGATTAGGTCATTATTGGGCTTAGGTACTGCGTTTGTACGTTATTCACCAATATTTTGTATCGAGTATTCGACTAACCCGGTTTTTTTCTCTCACAGTTGTAGTTCGTATCAATAAAATTAGATCCGTGAGCGGCAAGTAGTACCGGCTATATCAGGCTACACTCGCACACTCTCAGACTCTCTGCCTCACTCTTTCCCGGCTTATGCACCGATCACTAGGCTTAGCCTGAATTGCAATTAAACGGACTTGCGTTTCCGCCTGCGCGCTGAATTTCGTAGTGTCGAT
This DNA window, taken from Cydia strobilella chromosome 4, ilCydStro3.1, whole genome shotgun sequence, encodes the following:
- the LOC134741161 gene encoding uncharacterized protein LOC134741161, which translates into the protein MSDVIFYLDFPKDCPVTKARVTVGSVQKNNYTKKMFNYPLEKPCQHFVLGPILVDAFNLSSACKIKKGQYTVHLNMRETCTKFLGSNFFYGIYTFKIFAFNNVNNFFCVKSELVVAGKL